From the Xylocopa sonorina isolate GNS202 chromosome 9, iyXylSono1_principal, whole genome shotgun sequence genome, the window AAGAATCGAGTAGAACAATAAAATTACAAATgtaaacgaaagaaaaaagaaaaaaaaaagaagtaagaaCAGAAAGAAGAACAGAAAAAATATCGAAATTAACCGAGCGATCCGAATTATGTACAGAGGATAGAATTTTGCTCTTAAATGGAATTAAAAAAGAATCGTTTCTGCTTTTCATTTCTCTTTCGCGACCGCCGCGAACAGCAAAAACGGAAAGGAAACGTTATCGTTGGTTCGATTTTTccgaatttttttctctttttgtttCTACACGCCGACTTTGCGAATTAtttttatatcgttagttgGATCTAGGagataaagaaaaagaaaaaagaaaaaacaaaaaaaaaacaaggaaAAAGAATAGTATTACTGTCACCGCCGTTGCCATATTATTGTAAAAGTTAATATATAAATTCTAGGGGTAtcgatttattaattaattaagtaTTCCTATATGTAGTAGCCGTAATTATGTATAAAGTAAGTACGTATATAGAATTTCTAGTCAAATAGAGAACGTGCTAGCTCGTACGGAATGTGTAACGATCGGGGAAGCGAATTGCTTTTTTCAAATTTTCCCATTCGGAGTGACGATCTTTTTATTTCCCTCACGATCAGTTTCCGGTTCGATTCGATCGCTTGTAATCGATAATAAATCGACAGGATAATGATACTTTTGTATTTATAGCGTGCCGTTGTTCAGTCATAAGTTAAACGTGTAACAAGCGAAAGgaaagaataataataataataataataataataataataataataataataataataataataataataataataataataacactaataataatactaataataataataataataataataataataataataataataataataataataataataatttttaagCGAATCGAGGTTGAAGAATAATTGTAATACGAAACGAATGTGCAATTTCGAGTCTGGAAATTGTAATTCAGTTCTAATTATAATCGCCTAGGATAAATGCAATGAATTAAACTGTATACAGCAGTGATCGCCTTGGGACTGTTCATTCTTGTCGGTTATTCCCCGATCAGGCGTACCAACAGCGATCCACGCTGCTAGTTACATTTTTCCGCGTTTCTTCGCGttgtttttcaattttcaaaagGGGTAGGGTGTGGGAAGAGACGAGCTTTGGTAACTTGAAATTTTCATTCATCGACTTAACGACTGCACGGGTCGGGATTCTACGTTTCTCTGCTCTTCATTTCTTCGCGTTGGAGTTTTTAAGTTTTCCCTTAACTTTTTACTCTCTCTGTTCGTTCGTTGTTCCGTGGCGTGAAATTCAGGGATTTTCAACAGGATTGCCGCGAACTTTTTCGATTTTACCGCAACGTATTTCTCTGCTCTCGTTACTTTGCATTAGATCGAACGAAATGATTAAATCTTCTCCTTAATAAGCACACACCTTCATTGCGACTCGTTGTCGAGGCAACATCGACTCACGATTATTCGATCTGCAACTTGCAACCGGTTAGATCGACCAACTTAATTCTCACCGATGCGTTTCAAGCGATAATTAACCATCGAGACGTGCAAATTTTGTATCCGCTTGTAGCGAAACGAGATTAGACCGCGGATAGGGAAATCGTTGCTCTGAATCATCGAGAACCAGCAACTCACGATGCATAAGTTCCAACTAAAGTCTAGAAACTCATTAAAAGGGGATAACACGAGAAAAGTGAGAGATGAAAACATTCGAGTAAACAGCAAATCGTTTGCGAATAACTAAGAAAAAAATCTTCTCTACTGAAgagcaaataatagttaaataaCAAACTGGAAGTAATATTTTTCACGAGAACGCTCTTATCGCGAAGAGTGATGCGTAcgcgcgaaagagagagagagagagtgagagaaagcGAGAGAAAAAGTGAGGAGTAAATGTTGTCGAGAGTAACGGAGCGAAGAATGAAAAAGTGGCGCAGCATTTGCGATTAATCGAATTGCTATCGATCTTGGGAGGAAATACAGGAGGAGATACGTTCAGGAGGAGATGGAGATGATTAGAAGGGGTTAATAATTGAGGATTTTAACGTACCAGGGAGATTAGTGGTGAATCAATATTCGAATATCGCGCCAGGGTTCCTGGATCAGGATTGGTGGCCGCGCGGTGGAGGTAGATGGTCAGGCGGGGCAAATACGGAAGTAACTAACACTAGTGTTATTATCGTAATTGTAACGATTAATGGTAACGATCATAATCTTATCGATAaacgctaaatgataataaGGGTTCGTGGATGCGAGGAAAAAGAAGCATAAAAGAAATacgaaaaaacgaaaaaaaaaaaagaagaagaagatgataACATCGCGGGTGATGATGGTCGAACGATGATGACGCGCCCAACAAAAATCGTTTCGTAAAATCATTCGTAGATCTCGACGAATCGACGCCGTTTCTTTCTTACTTTTATTaccttttcattcttttattGTGGAtaaattgagagagagagagagagagagaaagagagagtgtgcgtgcgagtgagagtgagagagtgagagaatgAGAACGAACGAGAGGAAAGGAGGGGGAGAGAATGAGCGAGCTACCGTAAGGGCAACGGGAATTTCTCGATGGATGAGAAAGGGAAAATTGCGAGAGGAGGATGCTCTCtcattatacatatataaatatatataattattatataataattgTCCATACATCTTGAAATGTCGAAATAAACGAACAAAGAAACACGAATGGCTTTTCTCGTCTCGCTGCGTAATTTTTTGTATCTAATGAGATGTATTTAGAAATTGCAGTCACTCCAATGGTGCAAGTTAAATAAAGTCAACTGCAAGTCTCAGGAAAGGATCACTGGAAACGGTGGCCCCTGGTAACTTTATTCGTTTCTGTCGATCCTTTTCtttatttcatttttctctTCGAATGCAATCTTCAACAACGCAACTTagtcacagtaagagcactgtgatgttaCTTGTGCCGCGTGACATCACTTCCATAGGCATTTACGCAAGCACTCGTCGATGGTTCTGATGGCACGTGGTAACACGACGTTCTGAAACATCATAGTACTACTATATCACGCCTGTTACATGTTTATTCAGGAACTTTTTACCCTTTTAGCTCTTGCTCTGTAGTTCTTTTTCTATTAAAATTGACAATATGTAGTAAATATATAATGTCACGCGGCACAAGTGACATTACATTGCTCTTACTGTGACGAAGTTGTCGTTGGGATGTATATTTTAACAGTTTTATTCTGATCTATCGTATATCTCCCGTtttggaggtaagagagagaaagatgctataagaaagagtgaaacAAATGATACTGACCCTACTCTAAAACCCTTGGCGCCATTTCTGTGAAATGcattcaaactggtcgcacatagtTATCGACAATAaagtaaactactcaagaactactagcgccatctcttggagaatCGCTGAAACTGGTCaagcattagtttcagtactttccacagagatggcgctagtagttcttgagtagtttacttcgctgtcgataatgctgagcgaccagtttgagcacttttcgcagagatggcgccaggggttcttaaAGAGTGTCCAtaatatctgtctcactctttcttatagcctttttatatatctttctctctcttacctctaaagcgggagatataatttatcttactttttctattcaatgaaaattaataaatttctttatttaatcagcagtactctacAATTCTGTAATCAAGATGGGAGAGAGAAGCAGAGAGAAGGGGAAACGAAGTCAGGAAGGCAATGGATGCTGGAGCTTTGAGAATTAAGTGTATTCAAAGGAATATCCTTAATTAATCATTAATTATCCAGTTGTACACTTCGAAAATTATAAGAAAAAGTGGACGACGAGGAGCTGAGAGGTTTCCATGGAAGAAAGAAGAGGATAATCTATCACATTATTTATTCTCTATCATTATAGATTAACTTTAATGTACAAATTTATATTTGCTGGTATATTATGTCTCTGTAAGAATGTTCTACTTGTAAATTTATATAAGGATTCAATAAATCTATAATTATTACTAATCAATTGTTTAATCAATTAAAAACCTGTCCAGCAATCCTGGAAACTCCAATCccaatccttaaacgagatgAAACTCGTAAAAAATAGTCCCGCACAGAATTAAAGTAAGAGCGAGCTGAAAAGCATtaattcctggaaaatgacgtcattccCAAGAAACGTGGAAATTCTTGGAATTACTGGTGACGTCATTTTTCAAAAATACGAATACCTCCTCgcacgtcatgttctcctgatacaaagtccgaaaATCGAGATTTCTCGAGCAGAGGCAATTtctgaaatttgaatttcccgcgcttttttcggatacctcctatgacgtcatgttctcctgatacattgccaatttttcgaccaaaaatctgaaaatccgactttgtatcaggagaacatgacgtcacaggaggtatcggtaattccaggaattcttgatgacgtcatttccaagaagtggcactttaggatacctcctatgacgtcatgttctcctgatacaaagtcgattttcgaggtttcgatcgaaaaattggcaatgtatcaggagaacatgacgtcataggaggtatccgaatagtgccacttcttggaaatgacgtcatcgagaattcctggaattctggcGATTCttagaagtgacgtcattttcctagaagtggcaagcatacctcctatgacgtcatgttctcctgatacattgccgatttttcgaacaaaatcttgaaaatccgactttgtaacaggagaacataacatatgaggaggtatccgaatagtgccacttcttggaaatgacgtcatcgagaattcctggaatttcagcgattcttggaagtgacgtcattttcctggaagtggcaagcatacctcctatgacgtcatgttctcctgatactttcgcaatttttcgatcgaaacctcgaaaatcgactaagtatcaggagaacatgacgtcataggaggtatcctaacgtgccacttcttggaaatgacgtcatcgagaattcttgGAATTCCCGAAACCTCAATATTTTCGATCGAAACCccgaaaatcgactttgtatcaggagaacatgacgtcataggaggtatccgaaaaaagcgcgggaaattcaaatttcagaAATGGGCACTTTGCTCGCGAGATCCCGATTTtaggactttgtatcaggagaatatgatGCGCGAGGAGGTATTCGTATTCTTGAAGAATGACGTCACCTATAATTCCAAGAATTTCGAcaattcttggaaatgacgtcattttccaggaattaGTGAATATTAACtttatctcgtttaaggattggGATTGGTGTTTCTAGGATTACTGGACAGgttgttaattaattaaacaaTTATTTAGTAATAATTGAAGATTTATTCAATCCTtacattaatattaataatcaaAACATTTAATTACACGTTTCTTCTTTTAATAACTCTTCCGCTTTTTTCTGTGCTGCTTCAATATCTTCTTCTGTTACTGTTTGCTCCAAACCATATTCTTTTTCAGTTTCCATAATAGATTTCAATTTTTCAGCCTTTTCGAGATAGAACACCTTCTGTTCTGCTTTTAACTGGTCCCTATAGGCGTCCAATTTCTTTTGAATAATATCCTTGCAGTAATTTTTAGTTAATCTTCTTATCGAATCTTTCCGTGACACCATCTGAGGCTTTCTGTGGTCAATTAAAAGATAAACGATATGTACATGTTAGAAGTATGCGGCAGAAATGTACGCATAGAAAGAACATAATCGTACCGTGGTTCAGGTACATATACAAGATTCAAACGCTCAAGGACCCATTCGAACCGTCTATAATCATATGAACGTAGTATCCTTAAATACTTGTTTCTTTTTTCAACCGTCTCTTTCAAAATTGTTTTTACTTTTCCATTTCTTGGATGTTCTTCAATAACTTTTAGAAGATGAGGTATATGGCTAGTCAACAGAGCGACTGGAACAATTTATTCCAACAAGTGTTATTATATCCTTTGAATTGATGTTATATGAttatcgttaattactttataccATCATAGACTGTAATTCCTTTTTTATAAGATAAAACATATCGTTAATTGCGTTACATAGAGGAACAAAGGTAAACGTACTTTTGACTTCCATAGAACCACGATCGCAAATATGTCTTTTCACGAGTTCCATTGTTTTCTCCCTCTGCAAGCTGACAAAATCCTTGCCCGGTTGAAACGCTATGCTGAACATTTTCTTCACAAGATCGTCCGCACTGCATTAATAATCGATCGATTAACGATACGATCCCTTGGCATATGTTTTACAATCTTTATTTTCATAAAGAAATTAAGACAAGTAGAACGCAGTTCGAAGTAACGAAGGAATACAGAAAAAATCCAATGTATTTATTAAAAAACATAAATTTTCATGAACTATGACTATTTTATATGACTATGAAGCGTAAGGATGAAAGTTTCACTCACTCTTCCCACTCCTTCGAGTTCtgataatactttttaaaatccGTAGGCTTTATGGTTACAGGTAATCCTACGTCACCACTTTTTTTTGGATCGTATATTGGGACTCTTGGTGGTCGTTTCCAATTAATTTTATAATCTTCAACGGTTGCAGCACCTCGACTCACATAACCTCCCAATGTGTAAACATTATTCAATCTCGAGTTCATTAATTTACAAGAGTTAGTTAACAAATTCATTTTCGCTTGTAGGTAATTGAAACGTTGCGATTCGAGTCAAGTTCGAGGCACGAATGACGTTAATTTGTACGCATATATTCCTTAATTATTAAGAGATCGAACCTTACGCTGTACATCTGAAACTTACAGGTTATGCTCGATTTAAATGCCCAATGTTTATCGTACCGCATGGAGAACGCATTCAAATATACGCGGGAATTCTTACATCATTTTAGATTTACACGTGAACTTAATTAAACaaacataaaaataaatatccaaACTTGGTTCGTATGTGCTAAGTAAAAAAATGTTTATTCGCTATACAATCGTATTTAAcagtaaaaaatatattcatttcATTACGAACAATACTGACTTCCCCTGGCATAAGTCTCACTTGCACTTATTAATGTATGCGACGTTAAACAGGAAAGGAGAAGAAGTCGATggtgaaaagaaagaagaagaaaagagagtAATGAATTTGAGGAATTTGATGTGAATGAAAATCAAATTGATCCTTATCATGGAAAGAACCAACCAGAAATAGAGCCAGAGCTTCTCGATCTTCCTTAGAAACTGTTTTTATGTGTCAATTCTGCCTACAATTTCGAACCACTGTCGTAGAGCATCGCTAAGAACCACTGGGAGGCTATCCAAGTCTCGAAGTATAACGTAAAATGGGAATGGAAAGCTGTCCATGTAGGAACGTATGCCCAATAGTTTACCACCTTCGAAAACGGGCATTCTTATGTCTAGTATCGAGTCCTAAAAAAGACGACATAAATAATTTCTTtgcatataaaaaatatatccaaGAATCGTTCCTCTAACTTTATTCATTCGCTAGTAAAACGTAAAAGTTCTTCCTCCTAAAATATTCAATAGAAACCTGATTAATTCCTTACCTTGCTGAGGGGATTGTCAACTACTATAAAAACAAGGAAAATGTTCAGTAATTTAGCACGCCTTACGGCTGCAGTCACTTTATCTATTCCTTCAGAAAATATTCCTCTACCATCCGATAAGATGGTCAACAATTTCGCGTTATCAGAGGAACTGCTATGAGACGCGAacatttttattgcgaagtcaAGCAGCTGGCTCATCATAGTCTTCTTTTGCTCAAATTTCATTTCTTGTATCAACCTGAAAGAAATTCGATTTCCTTGGATGAAGAAGTTCAATTTAATGTCCGATTGAATTTTATTTAGACAACGTTTTTTAGTAACAGTTAAACTTACCTTGCTCCACTCTCTTCTGTGAAGCTTTCACCAAAAGGATGAAGGATGTTCACTCGTTCCCCAAAATTAATAACTGCAAGCTGGCCAACTTCTAAATAAGTCATCGCCTTGCCAATTAACGAGAGAGATTCGAATGCTAATTCTTTCGAGTGATTATCAGCCATGCTACTTGAATCGTCGATGGCTAATACAATTTGATAATCCCTCTTGGAAGGTTTCGTGCGCCTCAACCAAATTTTGTCCTTTCGAAACTCGCTGGCGATGTAAGGGATTACCTTTCTCATGTTTATACGTCTACCAGTTCTGTAATCACCCTTCAGATGAGACGTTAACGTCGGTTCTAAGACTAATCTTAACTTTTCAGACAGTTCTCTGGCAGCTGACTCGGTTAATGTGCTTATCGAGTTCCAAGCATTCGCTGCTTCGACTGAAGACGGTACTCGAGACCATTGACCTAACATCTTTTCAATTTCACACCTCTTTTGTTGAATATCCTCCATGGATAAGTCGTATACTTCTTGCTCCAACTGTTTCGTGTGAATGGTTGATTCGTTTCCTCGTAAAACGCGAGTAGTTTCCACTATCTCGCCCTCAACTTCGCCTCCCAATTCGATCTGTTCAATATCATCTGTTTTCTTGTCTCTGGCATTCGTTGACTTGTTCTTTTTGCTTTCAGAAACTTTCTCGGATTGTTCTTTCTTCGTTTCTTCTCCACGATCTTCTGTTTCGGATTCCTCGTGCATTTGAACGTCATCATCTTCTAGTTTGTTATCCGTTTGCTCTTCTTTGTCTAAAAACATCGTTTATGTTAGTATATGGTGTGGATTATGACAAATAATAGCGCAAGATGTAATTCAAGAAtaatgaattttaataatatagaaataagaagaaACTGACCTTCTTCTAAGTTCAATgtttgcttcttaatttgctcTTCAGTAGCAGCGTCGAGAACGTAATCATCGAACTTCTCAGTACTCTTAATATGCTCGTAAGTTTCACTATCACCACCGCCTTCgttcttctctctttcttcttGAGCGTCTAACTCTTCCTGCGTTACAGCAGTTTTTAATTTCTTTGGGGCAGGTAGATTGTCATCGTCGGGCAAACTACGATTTTCATTGCTTTGTCCTGGTTTCCTTCGCGTTGGAACTGGTGTAGATTTTTCCTTGCCAGAGACAGGAGCGTTCTCTTCCTGTTTGGCTGTAGAGTGACCTGTGCGTTCTTCTGTTTGGGATTGACCAGTTCCTGCAAAACGTAAGGGAGAACGGTGTTTGTAAATAAAAATTGCACATACATAGTTATTGCGATACAGTTATAAAACAGTTTTAAATTACCATTATCTTTCTTATCGTCTG encodes:
- the Bonsai gene encoding 28S ribosomal protein S15, mitochondrial, giving the protein MNLLTNSCKLMNSRLNNVYTLGGYVSRGAATVEDYKINWKRPPRVPIYDPKKSGDVGLPVTIKPTDFKKYYQNSKEWEDADDLVKKMFSIAFQPGKDFVSLQREKTMELVKRHICDRGSMEVKIALLTSHIPHLLKVIEEHPRNGKVKTILKETVEKRNKYLRILRSYDYRRFEWVLERLNLVYVPEPRKPQMVSRKDSIRRLTKNYCKDIIQKKLDAYRDQLKAEQKVFYLEKAEKLKSIMETEKEYGLEQTVTEEDIEAAQKKAEELLKEETCN